In a single window of the Pyrococcus sp. NA2 genome:
- a CDS encoding ArsR family transcriptional regulator, with protein sequence MKHLKIIKILENGEKSEEEIVNEIKLSRLEVRRILLRLAEQGKVESFLRNGKIYWKIREKRPEEEEFKYI encoded by the coding sequence ATGAAGCACCTAAAGATTATAAAAATTTTGGAAAATGGGGAGAAGAGCGAAGAGGAGATAGTAAATGAGATTAAGCTTTCAAGGCTTGAAGTTAGAAGGATACTTTTGAGACTTGCAGAACAAGGAAAAGTCGAGAGTTTTCTGAGAAATGGAAAAATATATTGGAAAATAAGGGAGAAAAGGCCGGAAGAGGAGGAATTTAAATACATCTAG
- a CDS encoding ABC transporter ATP-binding protein: MPELIVDISFSYGNVNVLKDVKFRANKGSILAIIGPNGSGKSTLLKCIAGILRPKGKILYDGIDLINLKPKERAKLVSYVPQSSYPEFSFTVEEFVELGTYATGGDVEEALKIVGLYEKKDELVTRLSGGEYQLALIARALAQGSDVMLLDEPTSHLDINHAHEVIEILGNLKEEKLIITVLHDLNMAINYADEILVLNRGRVVWKGSPKNLSPRVIEDVYGISPKFAEVNGLRVILP, encoded by the coding sequence ATGCCTGAATTGATAGTTGACATATCCTTTTCCTACGGTAATGTCAATGTCCTGAAGGATGTTAAGTTTAGAGCTAACAAGGGATCAATATTGGCGATAATAGGGCCAAATGGTTCAGGAAAGTCAACTCTATTAAAGTGCATAGCTGGAATCTTAAGGCCGAAGGGGAAGATACTCTACGATGGAATAGACCTTATAAACTTAAAACCAAAGGAGAGGGCGAAGTTAGTTTCGTACGTTCCTCAATCATCCTATCCAGAGTTCTCGTTTACGGTTGAGGAGTTCGTTGAACTTGGAACATACGCTACGGGAGGCGACGTTGAGGAGGCTCTGAAGATCGTTGGGTTGTACGAGAAGAAGGACGAGTTGGTAACGAGGCTAAGTGGAGGAGAGTACCAGTTGGCCCTAATAGCTAGAGCTTTGGCCCAAGGTAGCGATGTCATGCTCTTGGACGAGCCGACGAGTCATCTGGATATAAATCATGCTCACGAGGTTATTGAGATACTTGGAAATCTTAAGGAGGAGAAGCTAATAATAACTGTGTTACATGATTTAAATATGGCAATAAACTATGCTGATGAAATACTAGTCCTAAACAGGGGGAGGGTCGTATGGAAGGGCTCCCCAAAGAATTTGTCCCCTAGGGTCATCGAGGACGTTTATGGTATTAGCCCAAAATTTGCCGAGGTAAACGGTTTGAGAGTTATATTACCTTAA
- a CDS encoding glycosyltransferase family 39 protein encodes MNINRHKMLFLIVFAIYIALRLPLLFPTNEYWDYDEGTYLLIARYINQGYMPYRDILAVHPPFFYFVLAFWLRLFGDSYIVGRLLSLSLGAVSLIFAYKVGEKIKDKNLGIFFSLLLALDPQTIILNSTVLHGSLIEFFVLLTLYLYIRGNYLLMAFLLGIGTSVKHTFLPYAVGILAFLLIKDKVKIKNINLWKILSLTYLTYIIIVYAIVLLYPVDITRMLFVVPGIGDIKFKFSLYALLLFFLLFSYYAYHYGEISLSGMNVVQGLKLFLIFTLGKLLLEGPFLVIAGKDYLRQVYFMNMGRGIPLMSIPDMVARAIRDISRGRYEFLYPYFMIIMLTLLVTLDRRPLPNKDLKGVTSVIVLSYLLFPLPEVPRFLYPLFILLFLILSSQVDINGRKLVALIIIVLVIDCVFLGSLVTGRTRIAFAVHSDLLRKEIVEIVPRGSRAYSFNPMTTYLLELDEPPYYIDNFGAFYLGNVNSTTFLNYLESNNVTYIIIGTWLIRIMKENSRLESLYSKILRAVTSRYELIYAHSFSDGELIAVYRKMENIRNELITINVKESRVSFEFNGSTIFYITPHNESAREVIVRLLGDTYIIAFGNSKFIVDLAENRVLVTTNSSLQLEFLEPPILLERDSNEMYLQGYLIKILSGEFDINGTKVLLKPYNETISLSLYRV; translated from the coding sequence ATGAACATAAATAGGCATAAAATGCTATTCCTAATTGTGTTCGCAATTTATATCGCTCTAAGGCTCCCGTTACTATTTCCAACTAATGAGTACTGGGACTATGATGAGGGCACTTATCTGCTCATAGCCAGGTACATCAATCAAGGGTATATGCCCTATAGAGACATTCTTGCTGTTCATCCTCCTTTCTTTTACTTTGTTCTGGCTTTCTGGCTTAGACTTTTTGGTGATTCCTACATCGTTGGTAGACTTCTCTCATTATCCCTGGGAGCGGTATCCTTAATCTTTGCATACAAGGTTGGCGAGAAGATTAAGGACAAAAATTTAGGCATTTTCTTTTCCCTACTTCTGGCTCTGGATCCCCAAACTATAATTTTAAACTCAACGGTGTTACATGGAAGTTTAATAGAATTCTTTGTGCTTCTGACACTTTATTTGTACATTAGGGGGAATTACTTATTAATGGCTTTCCTTCTAGGAATTGGAACTTCAGTTAAGCACACGTTTCTTCCTTATGCTGTTGGGATACTTGCATTTTTACTCATAAAGGACAAGGTTAAGATAAAGAACATAAACTTATGGAAAATCCTTTCCTTGACATACCTGACCTACATAATAATCGTGTATGCGATCGTTCTATTGTACCCTGTAGACATTACAAGAATGTTATTCGTGGTACCAGGAATTGGAGATATTAAGTTCAAGTTTAGTTTATATGCCCTGCTCCTGTTTTTCCTCCTGTTTTCCTATTATGCTTATCACTATGGCGAGATATCACTCTCGGGTATGAACGTTGTCCAAGGACTCAAATTGTTCCTAATCTTTACCTTGGGCAAGCTACTCCTCGAGGGACCGTTCCTCGTAATTGCTGGTAAGGATTATCTGAGGCAAGTGTATTTTATGAATATGGGTAGAGGAATTCCATTGATGAGTATCCCTGATATGGTTGCAAGGGCAATCAGGGATATCTCTAGGGGAAGATATGAGTTTCTCTATCCTTACTTCATGATAATAATGCTAACACTACTTGTTACGCTAGATAGACGACCACTTCCTAATAAAGACTTAAAGGGAGTGACGTCCGTTATAGTGCTATCTTATTTGCTGTTCCCACTTCCTGAAGTTCCAAGGTTTCTTTACCCATTATTTATTCTTTTATTCCTGATACTATCTTCACAGGTTGACATAAACGGTAGAAAACTTGTTGCCCTGATAATCATCGTCCTCGTGATCGATTGTGTGTTCTTGGGTAGTTTAGTTACCGGGAGAACTAGAATAGCGTTTGCAGTTCATAGCGATTTGTTAAGAAAGGAAATTGTGGAGATCGTGCCACGAGGTAGCCGTGCATATTCCTTTAATCCAATGACAACGTATCTGTTAGAACTGGATGAGCCCCCTTATTACATAGATAACTTTGGGGCCTTCTATCTTGGAAACGTCAACTCTACAACCTTTTTAAATTATCTCGAGAGTAACAATGTGACTTATATAATCATAGGTACATGGCTGATAAGAATTATGAAGGAAAATTCAAGGTTAGAGTCCCTTTATAGCAAAATATTAAGAGCAGTTACATCCCGATATGAGCTTATCTATGCACACTCTTTCTCAGATGGTGAACTTATAGCGGTGTATAGGAAAATGGAAAATATTAGGAATGAGCTCATCACAATAAATGTAAAGGAATCGAGAGTATCTTTCGAGTTTAATGGGAGCACGATTTTTTACATTACACCACATAACGAATCTGCTAGAGAAGTGATTGTAAGGTTACTGGGAGACACGTACATTATCGCCTTTGGGAACTCAAAGTTTATTGTTGATTTAGCTGAGAATAGAGTACTTGTGACAACAAATTCGTCACTTCAACTTGAATTCTTGGAACCTCCAATTTTGTTGGAGAGAGATAGTAACGAGATGTATTTGCAAGGTTACTTAATTAAAATTCTTTCTGGAGAATTCGACATCAACGGAACAAAAGTGTTGTTGAAGCCCTACAATGAAACAATATCACTATCCTTATATAGGGTGTAA
- a CDS encoding arginase family protein produces the protein MTTFIPNGEEPNVLGVNYIAKLLKRERLVEEINIASLDEIPLDTSYIIGDHSGTYNVLKVIRPKVLISLDAHTDLMHDYFDHASWLAYALEDRLVEKACVIGAVLMIPTTERTKLWTKGVKIFPALPRTRRIKGRWKAYMDLRRYGPERIIEETKRFLKSKEVYLTIDMDILRPEYRVARFQHGELTLKELLTLIDLISREFKILAFDIAEISYRVIKSKYGRRAILEVFSLLKEVVR, from the coding sequence TTGACAACATTCATACCAAATGGAGAGGAGCCAAATGTCCTTGGGGTGAATTACATTGCAAAGTTACTAAAGAGGGAAAGGTTAGTTGAAGAAATTAACATAGCTAGCTTGGATGAAATTCCCCTGGACACCTCCTATATCATAGGAGACCATTCAGGGACTTACAACGTCTTAAAGGTCATTAGGCCAAAGGTCTTGATAAGCTTGGACGCACATACGGATTTGATGCATGATTACTTTGACCACGCATCTTGGCTGGCCTATGCCTTGGAGGATAGATTAGTTGAAAAGGCCTGTGTAATTGGAGCCGTGTTGATGATACCCACAACGGAAAGAACAAAGCTCTGGACAAAAGGTGTCAAAATCTTCCCAGCTTTACCAAGAACTAGAAGGATAAAGGGGAGGTGGAAGGCCTACATGGATCTGAGAAGATATGGTCCCGAAAGGATTATTGAAGAGACTAAAAGATTTTTGAAAAGTAAAGAGGTATACTTAACAATCGATATGGACATTCTTAGGCCAGAATACAGAGTAGCAAGGTTTCAGCATGGAGAACTAACTCTCAAGGAGCTCTTAACGTTAATAGATCTAATATCAAGAGAATTTAAAATTCTAGCATTTGACATCGCTGAAATATCATATAGAGTCATCAAATCAAAATATGGAAGAAGAGCGATCCTTGAGGTTTTTTCTCTCCTCAAGGAGGTGGTCCGATGA
- a CDS encoding tRNA(Met) cytidine acetyltransferase TmcA has translation MTVKVKFPKDIREYAKKEKVKDSLIKLTETALAEAISKFHRRMIVLQGETLEKAKLAGILAGGAARILSEYIPEFLDRKLRDEDKIEVLYATDALGEETYGRKRFEEFRKHFSVLAPNAELTSVTFKYSRDILGRTFDILILDLSYDYSPNDLGRIIETVRGGGLIFILTNPFEKWKDMWTGFHKSLVTPPYTIEDVKKRFNRRLIRKFTEHKGIYIINADKGKVERKPGKSRSQAKLPEREKVEVPSDAKFPRELYELCLTKGQVEVLKAFEDLIDNPGMIVLTADRGRGKSVSVGIASVGLAVTSKRKRFRVVVTAPELENVQSLLRFAEKSLKVLGYKTKIVKENGLIKEVYARGIGIRYYPPTKGYRQKADLYIVDEAAGIHVPILHRYLEKDRIVFSSTIHGYEGAGRGFSVKFLKKAREKREYKEIHLSVPIRYAEGDPIEKWLFDVLLLDAEPVKLTEEDYELIRKKEVYLEEPDLDDWFENDREDLRHFVGIYVLAHYRNRPSDVALLADAPHHEARVLRLKNGKIVTAIQIAKEGGIPKAVIDKMAKGYRPPGNIIPDMMVKHHYAKEFAKLRGYRIVRIATHPDAMDLGLGSKALELLVKEAEEKGLDWVGSGFGASEELIRFWVRNGFAVVHLSPTRNPVSGEYTAIVIKPISEKAKEIVKKANDEFRLRLTEWLGDTHRDLEPEIARWLFETPFGEAVNYPISLTKVQRKRLEMFIKRILTYDTVVDAVKPLVKLYFLDGWMRPYLDERQIILLIHRVLQAHDWKETAKLLNRTELYTMIELRDVIRSLWYYYKHLLKDEEKDIS, from the coding sequence ATGACAGTGAAAGTTAAATTTCCTAAGGACATTCGTGAGTATGCTAAGAAGGAGAAGGTTAAAGATTCGTTAATCAAGCTCACTGAAACTGCCTTAGCTGAGGCAATAAGTAAATTTCATAGGAGAATGATTGTTCTCCAAGGAGAGACCCTGGAGAAAGCAAAGCTCGCTGGAATCTTAGCCGGTGGAGCTGCGAGAATTTTATCTGAATACATCCCAGAATTCCTTGATAGGAAGCTCAGAGATGAAGACAAAATTGAAGTTCTCTACGCAACAGATGCCTTGGGAGAGGAAACTTATGGAAGAAAGAGGTTTGAAGAGTTTAGAAAGCATTTCTCTGTGCTTGCACCAAATGCCGAGTTGACTTCCGTCACGTTCAAATACAGTAGGGACATACTTGGAAGAACATTTGACATATTGATTCTCGACTTAAGTTATGATTACTCTCCCAATGACCTCGGAAGGATAATTGAAACTGTTAGGGGAGGTGGATTAATCTTCATCCTTACTAATCCGTTTGAAAAGTGGAAAGACATGTGGACAGGGTTTCATAAGAGTCTTGTAACTCCGCCCTACACGATAGAGGATGTCAAAAAGAGGTTCAATAGAAGGCTCATCAGAAAGTTCACGGAACATAAAGGAATATACATAATTAATGCCGACAAGGGAAAAGTAGAGAGAAAACCTGGAAAAAGCAGAAGTCAGGCAAAGCTTCCTGAGAGAGAGAAGGTGGAGGTCCCAAGTGATGCAAAGTTTCCAAGAGAGTTGTATGAGCTTTGCCTCACTAAAGGTCAAGTCGAAGTCCTCAAGGCCTTTGAAGATCTGATAGATAATCCAGGAATGATAGTTCTAACTGCGGATAGGGGAAGGGGTAAGAGCGTTTCAGTAGGCATAGCCTCTGTTGGTTTAGCTGTTACCAGTAAGAGGAAAAGATTTAGAGTTGTAGTGACAGCTCCAGAGCTTGAAAACGTTCAGAGCTTACTTCGCTTTGCTGAAAAGAGCCTTAAGGTTCTGGGTTATAAAACGAAGATTGTAAAGGAGAACGGCTTAATTAAGGAAGTATATGCAAGGGGAATAGGGATAAGATATTATCCCCCAACTAAGGGATACAGACAGAAGGCAGATCTTTATATAGTCGATGAAGCAGCTGGAATTCATGTCCCAATTCTTCATAGATATCTAGAAAAGGATAGAATTGTGTTCTCATCAACAATTCACGGTTATGAAGGAGCTGGAAGAGGATTCTCGGTTAAGTTTCTAAAAAAGGCCAGAGAGAAGAGAGAATACAAAGAGATACACCTCTCTGTTCCAATTAGATATGCCGAGGGAGATCCCATAGAGAAGTGGCTCTTCGATGTCTTATTGCTGGATGCTGAACCAGTAAAGCTCACTGAGGAGGATTACGAGCTGATAAGAAAGAAGGAAGTTTATCTAGAGGAACCTGATCTAGATGATTGGTTCGAGAATGATAGGGAGGATCTAAGGCACTTCGTTGGAATTTATGTTCTTGCCCATTACAGGAATAGGCCAAGCGATGTTGCACTTTTAGCTGATGCTCCACATCATGAAGCTCGCGTACTTCGCCTTAAAAACGGAAAGATCGTCACTGCAATTCAGATAGCTAAGGAAGGCGGAATACCAAAGGCCGTAATAGATAAAATGGCAAAGGGATACAGACCTCCAGGGAATATAATCCCAGATATGATGGTTAAACATCACTATGCGAAGGAATTTGCAAAGTTAAGGGGCTATCGCATAGTTAGGATAGCAACGCATCCAGATGCAATGGATCTAGGTCTGGGTAGTAAAGCGTTGGAATTGCTTGTAAAGGAGGCTGAAGAGAAAGGCCTTGACTGGGTTGGCTCAGGCTTTGGTGCAAGTGAGGAATTGATAAGGTTCTGGGTTAGGAACGGATTTGCCGTCGTTCACCTAAGCCCAACGAGAAATCCCGTTAGCGGTGAGTACACGGCAATAGTGATAAAACCGATAAGTGAGAAGGCGAAGGAGATAGTTAAGAAGGCCAACGATGAATTCAGATTAAGACTCACGGAATGGCTAGGAGACACTCACAGAGATCTCGAACCAGAGATAGCGAGATGGCTCTTCGAAACACCATTTGGAGAGGCCGTGAACTATCCGATATCCTTAACGAAGGTTCAGAGGAAGAGGCTGGAGATGTTCATAAAGAGAATCCTGACTTACGATACAGTCGTGGATGCGGTGAAACCTCTCGTGAAACTTTACTTCCTGGACGGATGGATGAGGCCTTATCTAGATGAGAGACAGATAATTCTACTAATACACCGAGTTCTACAGGCTCATGATTGGAAAGAAACGGCAAAACTTCTCAATAGAACGGAGCTTTACACGATGATAGAGCTAAGGGATGTCATTAGATCCCTCTGGTACTATTATAAGCACCTGCTAAAGGATGAGGAAAAAGATATAAGCTGA
- a CDS encoding class III signal peptide-containing protein, translating into MRKAQGAIEYLFMIAAALIIIAVVIKYLRTTGKTAGTQANETVSQAGSLIQSAISKEISEATGD; encoded by the coding sequence ATGAGGAAGGCTCAGGGTGCGATAGAATACCTATTTATGATTGCTGCGGCGTTGATAATAATTGCAGTAGTCATTAAGTACCTAAGAACTACTGGAAAAACAGCTGGAACACAGGCTAATGAGACAGTATCACAGGCCGGAAGTTTAATCCAAAGTGCCATCAGTAAGGAGATCAGCGAGGCTACAGGCGATTGA
- a CDS encoding DUF2103 domain-containing protein: MPKHLKNGVKREHHFLKGLERPLEKIAKIQGVKKVIPGRIYASDSRGFEIKVTRETKTGLKLIAKSDGSVQEIFLVVDRAHREKVKNEIERLMKEFRR; encoded by the coding sequence ATGCCCAAGCATCTTAAAAATGGGGTTAAGAGAGAGCACCATTTTTTAAAAGGGCTAGAGAGGCCATTGGAAAAGATTGCTAAAATTCAGGGCGTTAAGAAAGTTATTCCTGGAAGGATATATGCTAGTGACTCTAGAGGCTTCGAAATTAAGGTAACCAGGGAGACAAAAACAGGATTAAAACTCATAGCGAAGAGCGATGGAAGTGTCCAGGAGATATTTCTTGTAGTTGACAGAGCTCATAGGGAAAAAGTGAAGAACGAAATTGAAAGATTAATGAAAGAATTCAGGAGATAA
- a CDS encoding Sjogren's syndrome/scleroderma autoantigen 1 family protein: MITDEEIRKVIAPLLLSGAKMLDKHCPKCGSPLFEKDGRVFCPVCEYREKKQREELKGVEEILMGKFKELASSMPEDIEELRAHLEVMEKLLTIIERYKKLEGRK, from the coding sequence ATGATCACGGACGAGGAAATTAGGAAAGTCATAGCACCACTCCTACTTTCAGGGGCTAAGATGCTTGATAAACATTGCCCAAAGTGTGGTTCTCCATTGTTCGAAAAGGATGGGAGAGTCTTCTGTCCAGTGTGTGAGTACAGGGAAAAGAAGCAAAGGGAAGAGTTAAAAGGGGTTGAAGAAATTTTAATGGGGAAGTTTAAGGAACTGGCATCCTCAATGCCTGAGGACATTGAAGAGCTAAGGGCTCATCTAGAGGTTATGGAGAAGTTGCTTACAATAATAGAGAGGTATAAGAAACTGGAGGGAAGGAAATGA
- a CDS encoding class I SAM-dependent methyltransferase family protein gives MRTQVIKPRIREILSKELPGNLVDLLPKRWVKIGDVLLLPIRPELEPYKYRIAEVYAKVIGAKAVLKKGHIYGETRKPNYELLYGNDTITIHVENGIRYKLDVARIMFSPANVKERVRMASVAKPGELVVDMFAGIGHLSLPIAVYGKAKVIAIEKDPYTFKFLVENIHLNKVEDRMSAYNMDNREFPGENIADRVLMGYVVKTHEFIPKALSIAKDEAIIHYHNTVPERLMPKEPFETFKRIAHEHGYEVEKINEIRIKRYAPGVWHVVLDLKIFKR, from the coding sequence ATGAGAACTCAAGTGATAAAACCTAGGATTAGGGAGATACTCTCAAAGGAGCTTCCAGGAAATTTAGTTGATCTACTCCCGAAGAGGTGGGTTAAGATAGGGGATGTCCTTTTACTTCCCATTAGACCGGAACTCGAGCCCTACAAATATAGGATAGCTGAGGTCTATGCAAAGGTAATAGGGGCAAAGGCAGTTTTAAAGAAGGGCCACATCTATGGGGAGACCAGGAAGCCCAATTATGAGCTTCTCTATGGAAATGACACGATAACGATTCACGTGGAGAATGGAATAAGATATAAACTCGACGTTGCCAGGATAATGTTCTCACCTGCAAATGTAAAGGAAAGAGTAAGAATGGCAAGTGTTGCTAAACCCGGAGAGCTTGTCGTTGACATGTTCGCTGGAATTGGACATCTAAGCTTGCCAATAGCCGTTTATGGAAAAGCCAAAGTGATAGCAATAGAGAAAGATCCCTACACCTTCAAGTTCCTCGTTGAAAACATACACCTGAACAAGGTTGAGGACAGGATGTCAGCCTATAACATGGACAATAGGGAATTTCCTGGTGAGAACATAGCAGATAGAGTTCTCATGGGCTACGTCGTTAAAACGCATGAGTTCATACCAAAGGCACTAAGTATAGCTAAAGATGAAGCGATAATCCATTACCACAACACAGTTCCCGAAAGATTGATGCCGAAGGAGCCATTTGAGACGTTCAAGAGGATAGCACATGAACATGGTTATGAGGTGGAGAAGATAAATGAGATAAGGATTAAACGTTATGCCCCAGGGGTTTGGCACGTAGTATTGGACTTGAAGATTTTCAAAAGGTGA
- a CDS encoding NTPase, translating to MKLFVSGMPGVGKTTLAKRVADEIRREGFKVGGIITEEIRSGAKRVGFRVISLDTGEIGRLAYIGQGYPRLGKYVIDVEGFEKVAIPAISRALRTADLIIIDEIGPMEFKSNEFLKALGLALKSEKPLLATVHRRLVDRYRPLGTYYWLTPENRNEIFMEVLNELRRVLKRDENSSDKT from the coding sequence ATGAAGCTGTTTGTAAGTGGGATGCCTGGAGTTGGAAAGACAACTCTTGCTAAGAGAGTTGCCGACGAAATAAGGAGAGAGGGCTTTAAAGTTGGAGGAATAATCACGGAAGAGATAAGAAGTGGAGCTAAAAGGGTTGGATTTAGAGTTATTTCCCTGGACACAGGAGAAATTGGAAGGCTTGCCTATATAGGCCAGGGTTATCCAAGGTTGGGAAAATATGTAATTGATGTGGAAGGGTTTGAAAAGGTCGCGATACCAGCAATCTCAAGGGCATTGAGAACTGCCGATCTCATAATAATAGATGAGATTGGACCCATGGAGTTTAAGAGTAACGAATTTCTCAAGGCTTTAGGTCTAGCCCTCAAAAGCGAAAAGCCTTTACTGGCAACAGTTCACAGAAGGTTAGTTGACAGATACAGACCTCTCGGAACTTATTACTGGCTTACGCCTGAGAACAGAAATGAGATATTTATGGAGGTATTAAATGAGTTAAGGAGGGTTCTGAAGAGAGATGAGAACTCAAGTGATAAAACCTAG
- a CDS encoding iron ABC transporter permease, translating into MKKIEISLIVASLASLFLALCLGSVRIPLGEVFKSLTPHTISLYRSGELSGLEFIVLDIRLPRIVLAYLVGFSLALAGTASQSLFRNPLADPYILGISGGASIGAAIALVYNPRYMEIFAFFGAIVAVYVVYNISKVNGHIPVDVLLLAGIAVGFFSHAVTSYILYMNKDKVHQGLSWLFGTFALADWMKVVIMLIATLIGSLMLFLSWRELNLLLLGEESIALGLDINLYRKLIIIAISILTGVAVAESGIIGFVGLVSPHIMRMLVGPNHRRLLPTAAMFGGTLMVLSDLLARTLVAPVEIPIGIVTSLFGAPFFTYILLKRKRGELYA; encoded by the coding sequence GTGAAGAAGATTGAAATATCACTGATAGTTGCATCATTGGCATCGCTTTTCCTTGCTCTATGCCTAGGTTCAGTTAGGATTCCCCTTGGAGAGGTTTTCAAATCTCTAACTCCCCACACAATATCCCTTTATAGAAGTGGCGAACTCTCAGGGTTGGAGTTCATAGTCTTAGACATAAGGCTACCGAGGATAGTACTCGCTTATCTAGTTGGATTTTCCCTAGCATTAGCGGGGACTGCAAGTCAATCACTGTTTAGAAATCCCTTGGCTGATCCGTACATACTTGGAATAAGCGGTGGAGCTTCAATAGGTGCTGCGATAGCTTTAGTTTACAATCCAAGGTACATGGAAATATTTGCATTCTTCGGTGCAATCGTTGCTGTCTACGTGGTCTATAATATCTCAAAGGTTAATGGTCACATACCTGTTGATGTGTTACTCCTGGCGGGAATTGCGGTTGGATTCTTCTCACATGCTGTAACGTCGTACATACTCTACATGAACAAGGACAAAGTTCATCAAGGCCTCTCTTGGCTTTTTGGAACATTTGCATTAGCTGACTGGATGAAAGTTGTGATAATGCTTATTGCAACGCTCATTGGCTCTCTGATGCTATTCCTAAGCTGGAGGGAGTTGAACTTACTCCTACTAGGAGAGGAGAGCATAGCCTTGGGTTTGGACATAAATCTATACAGAAAGCTAATAATAATCGCAATCTCCATCTTAACTGGCGTAGCAGTAGCTGAAAGTGGAATAATAGGATTTGTTGGCCTTGTGAGTCCTCACATCATGAGAATGCTTGTGGGACCCAATCATAGGAGACTTCTTCCAACTGCTGCAATGTTTGGAGGAACATTGATGGTTCTCTCTGACCTACTTGCAAGAACCCTGGTTGCCCCTGTTGAGATACCGATAGGAATAGTAACCTCCCTCTTTGGTGCCCCCTTCTTTACGTACATACTTTTGAAGAGGAAGAGGGGTGAACTCTATGCCTGA
- a CDS encoding helix-turn-helix domain-containing protein, translated as MLVLLHTEGTNVRECITKINKEILRKLPISGRITKVKVKIEMGAFFSLSISLIIDTSEAYRPGILVDYAVGSKDEALSELQEKLNRKIPVDAEILDFIWETYTTPVTRRTYIVGVLPYNRPLLRKYSDMKIEGRRKILSKVLELLNDNPKALNISELARMFGVSRDTIYNDIQQILKEREG; from the coding sequence ATGCTAGTACTCCTTCACACAGAGGGTACAAATGTCAGGGAATGTATAACAAAAATTAACAAAGAAATATTAAGAAAATTACCAATAAGTGGTAGGATAACAAAGGTTAAAGTTAAAATTGAAATGGGGGCATTCTTTTCCCTTTCAATATCCCTGATAATTGACACTTCCGAAGCTTATAGGCCGGGAATTTTAGTTGACTATGCAGTTGGAAGTAAGGATGAGGCCCTAAGTGAGCTTCAAGAAAAATTAAACAGGAAGATCCCAGTTGATGCAGAAATTCTTGATTTCATATGGGAAACATACACCACCCCAGTTACCAGGAGGACATATATAGTTGGAGTCCTCCCCTATAATAGACCATTGTTGCGTAAATATTCAGACATGAAAATTGAGGGGAGGAGAAAGATCCTCAGTAAGGTTCTTGAGCTTTTGAATGACAATCCAAAGGCCCTGAATATCTCAGAGCTAGCCAGGATGTTTGGAGTTTCAAGAGATACAATATACAATGATATCCAGCAAATATTAAAAGAAAGGGAAGGTTGA